The Bacteroidota bacterium genome includes a region encoding these proteins:
- a CDS encoding SMP-30/gluconolactonase/LRE family protein: MEPLQKRVRISLFFTILSTLLMQIGFAQNFVSTYAGSVSGFVDGDTSVAKFAGPFGICIDASDNLYIADADNNCIRKITSSGIVSTFAGTGIAGYADGAANSAQFRAPSDLCIDAAGNIYVSDFENQRIRKIDISGNVSTIAGNGNIGYVDGFCQDAEFDYPRGIVIDSEGNLFISDSWNHRIRKINLTDSTVSTFAGGGTNMGVSSIGDLIDDSDTSARFYTPSGLAIDADDNIYVADAYNHRIRKITPDAEVSTIAGSGPIGPGVGGYSNGNALTSFLNTPTEIFVANDGRLFIGDTYNYRVRLLEDEILFNVAGNGESGYEDGVDSLAEFKFTRGVVLDAAGEHLYVCDYTNRKIRKITFNYFTGLENVISDNYIQIFPNPNNGGFQINNSEKSRNSMVNIFDVKGEMIYEKVFINSEIIYIDISGSQPGIYFGKICYEDVVQRFSVVISDDQN; encoded by the coding sequence ATGGAACCACTTCAAAAAAGAGTTCGAATTTCATTATTTTTTACAATTTTATCCACGCTTTTAATGCAGATTGGTTTTGCTCAAAATTTTGTAAGTACATATGCCGGATCGGTATCCGGTTTTGTTGATGGAGATACTTCAGTTGCGAAATTTGCAGGGCCCTTTGGTATCTGCATTGATGCATCAGATAATTTATATATTGCTGATGCAGATAATAATTGTATCAGAAAAATCACCTCTTCAGGCATCGTTAGCACTTTCGCAGGAACGGGAATTGCAGGTTATGCTGATGGGGCTGCAAATTCAGCACAATTTAGAGCTCCCTCCGATCTATGTATAGATGCTGCAGGAAATATTTATGTTTCCGATTTTGAAAATCAAAGGATAAGGAAAATAGATATTTCGGGAAATGTAAGCACCATTGCCGGAAATGGAAATATTGGATATGTGGATGGATTTTGTCAAGATGCTGAATTCGATTATCCAAGGGGAATTGTAATAGACAGTGAAGGTAATTTATTTATTAGCGACAGCTGGAATCATCGAATACGCAAAATTAATTTAACGGATAGTACTGTAAGTACTTTTGCAGGAGGCGGAACTAATATGGGTGTTTCCAGTATTGGAGATCTTATTGACGACAGCGACACCTCCGCAAGATTTTATACACCAAGCGGATTGGCAATTGATGCTGATGATAATATTTATGTGGCAGATGCATATAATCACCGAATAAGAAAGATAACTCCAGATGCAGAGGTTTCAACTATTGCAGGCAGTGGTCCAATAGGTCCGGGTGTTGGTGGATATTCCAATGGAAATGCGTTAACCTCCTTTTTAAATACACCAACAGAAATTTTTGTTGCTAATGACGGGCGTTTATTTATTGGTGATACTTATAATTACCGGGTTAGGTTATTGGAGGACGAAATTCTTTTTAATGTTGCTGGTAATGGTGAGTCTGGATATGAGGATGGGGTTGATTCACTCGCTGAGTTTAAATTCACAAGAGGCGTGGTATTAGACGCTGCCGGTGAACATTTATATGTTTGTGATTATACAAACAGAAAAATCAGGAAGATCACTTTTAATTATTTTACAGGTTTGGAAAATGTAATTTCTGATAATTATATTCAAATTTTCCCGAACCCGAATAATGGAGGTTTTCAAATTAATAATTCTGAAAAATCGCGTAATTCCATGGTTAATATTTTTGATGTGAAGGGAGAAATGATATATGAAAAAGTCTTTATCAATTCAGAGATCATTTATATTGACATTTCCGGTTCTCAACCGGGAATATATTTTGGAAAGATTTGTTATGAGGATGTTGTTCAAAGATTTAGTGTAGTAATATCAGATGATCAAAACTAA
- a CDS encoding lamin tail domain-containing protein codes for MKKLLLCFLICHLGLLNAQIVLNEISPTNKELIMDEDLEYPDWIEIYNAGPTGVNLSGYGITDNSDVWNKWEIGSKDLAPNEHLIIYASGKNRNCNTCELALINHWETAIFDDDTWEYFIGASEPVANWNNLDFAGVWSTGPGGFGFGDFDDNTTIPVSARSVYYRKTFNVIDKTKLIATVLSMDFDDGFVAYLNGVEIARQNMTGIPTYSTFATASHEALMYVGGNPTTFELDPILIETILMNGENVLAIQVHNQSTGSSDMTGRSFLHFGISTIDEFYYDTPGWFGMGGTSENLHTNFKVSSGETISLYDNGGVFLDSVTVPDLQVAHSLARISDGGDWCIVETPTPENINTGICYSEYATNPIIITPVGFYDDEVDVTISGTGVYYTTDGSSPTELSDNYISPINVDQTTTIKARRFEAGKLPSAVVTGSFLIDEATTLPVISISGDPCDLFDEGADCIAAYDNAIGWEPDNPQVPVTIEFFEADKTHKFTSDVRFEVCGNSSIYYNEQRSIEFTCDEEFYNKGNIEYNLFYDDKPVLETLKGFRIRQQDQDATGARMKDVIGNRIGLPTYNVAAGYQNVAAFINGEYWGHYCAREELDQYFISDNFGCDADQIDLVRTGYGADVWFEVESGTDTAFFNLVDFITLNDMTDPTYYEAALNKIDMLNWVDYFALQIFIENGEWLDLLENNIRIFKSYAPDMKWKYILWDLTYGQSCANCNTLQGSLENPHNSLYCDMFNAMLENDEFENYFINRFADLINYYFTAEISSELIDANKAEIESEIPAQNSRWYTGSLATWNTNVTNLKNFYANRIPNQRNHIETYFGLNDQIDVTINVNPPGAGYIKISTLIPQELPWTGVYFDGVPVTLTAIANPGFAFVDWDDNIFITDESMITFTNNFTDNTSFTANFTGAAIANPIIVSEINYNSDITTNSGDWIELHNNSDVPVTLTDYVLSTRLFYNSFRFPDNTIIPAHGYLVVVENSELFIEQNPGVDNYIGNFIFDLENSGDSIVLKDHSGITITNIKFDDVKPWPVTADNFGRTMERTTPADDPNLANSWFDGCMGGSAGEAYTPCNENPLVTEINYHSLETQNAGDWFEIHNFHPFEFDMSGWTIKDKNDNTFIIPDETFIDINGYLVIYQDETLFFEQFPTVNNKTGPTFFGLNNEDDIIRIYDENGILYQSVHYYNQFPFPLSADGGGNALQIVDITKNINDATNWMESCPEGTPGTLFVSPCAVTIAEENIAQQIRVFPNPASNTITIILPEAYISKNINIALFDLTGKEMISVNNAAYQNQQLDVSIIPAGLYLLQISSGENKMITTLIKQ; via the coding sequence ATGAAAAAACTTCTCCTCTGTTTTCTTATATGCCATTTGGGTTTATTAAATGCCCAGATTGTGCTCAATGAGATATCCCCAACAAATAAGGAACTTATAATGGATGAAGACCTGGAATACCCCGACTGGATCGAAATTTACAATGCCGGCCCCACAGGAGTTAACCTTAGTGGATATGGCATTACAGATAATTCGGATGTCTGGAATAAATGGGAGATCGGCTCCAAAGACCTCGCACCAAATGAACATTTGATAATTTATGCCTCCGGAAAAAACCGAAATTGCAATACATGTGAACTTGCCTTAATTAATCATTGGGAGACCGCAATTTTTGATGATGATACCTGGGAATATTTTATTGGTGCCAGCGAACCCGTTGCAAACTGGAATAATTTGGACTTTGCAGGTGTATGGTCCACTGGTCCGGGAGGATTTGGTTTCGGTGATTTTGATGATAATACAACCATACCTGTATCTGCAAGAAGTGTGTATTATAGAAAGACCTTTAATGTTATTGATAAAACGAAATTAATTGCAACTGTTTTAAGTATGGATTTTGACGACGGATTTGTTGCATATTTGAACGGCGTGGAAATTGCCCGTCAAAATATGACAGGCATACCAACTTATTCCACTTTTGCAACTGCTAGTCATGAAGCTTTAATGTATGTCGGTGGAAATCCTACAACTTTTGAATTAGATCCAATATTAATTGAAACCATTTTAATGAATGGGGAAAATGTTTTAGCCATTCAAGTGCATAATCAATCTACAGGAAGTTCTGATATGACCGGGAGATCTTTTTTACATTTTGGGATTTCCACTATTGATGAATTTTATTATGATACTCCCGGTTGGTTTGGAATGGGTGGAACAAGCGAGAATTTGCATACAAATTTTAAAGTATCCAGCGGTGAAACCATTTCATTATATGATAATGGAGGAGTATTTCTTGATAGTGTAACTGTTCCAGATTTACAAGTTGCACATTCCCTTGCAAGAATTTCGGATGGTGGTGATTGGTGTATAGTGGAAACACCAACACCGGAAAATATAAATACAGGAATATGTTATTCAGAATATGCAACAAATCCAATTATTATCACACCGGTTGGATTTTATGATGATGAAGTTGATGTCACAATTTCCGGAACCGGTGTTTATTACACAACGGATGGCAGTTCACCAACCGAATTATCAGATAATTATATTTCACCTATAAATGTAGATCAGACAACCACAATAAAGGCAAGAAGATTTGAAGCGGGGAAATTACCTAGTGCAGTTGTAACCGGAAGTTTTTTAATTGATGAAGCAACAACCTTACCCGTGATCAGCATAAGTGGTGATCCTTGTGATCTTTTTGATGAAGGAGCAGATTGTATTGCAGCATACGACAATGCAATCGGCTGGGAACCGGATAATCCTCAGGTGCCGGTCACCATTGAATTTTTTGAAGCAGATAAAACACATAAATTCACTTCTGATGTGCGCTTTGAAGTATGTGGAAATTCTTCCATTTATTATAACGAACAACGTAGTATTGAATTTACCTGTGATGAGGAATTTTATAATAAAGGTAACATTGAATACAATTTATTTTATGATGATAAACCTGTGTTGGAAACTTTAAAAGGATTTAGAATTCGCCAGCAGGATCAGGATGCCACCGGAGCAAGAATGAAAGATGTAATTGGAAACAGAATTGGATTACCTACCTATAACGTTGCTGCCGGTTATCAGAATGTAGCTGCATTTATTAATGGAGAATATTGGGGTCACTATTGTGCCCGTGAGGAACTTGATCAGTATTTTATAAGTGATAATTTCGGATGCGATGCCGATCAAATAGATCTTGTCCGCACAGGTTATGGAGCTGATGTTTGGTTTGAAGTGGAATCAGGAACAGATACTGCTTTTTTTAATCTTGTTGATTTTATTACCCTGAATGATATGACTGATCCAACTTATTATGAGGCTGCATTAAATAAAATAGACATGCTCAATTGGGTAGATTATTTTGCACTTCAAATATTTATTGAAAATGGAGAATGGCTCGATCTGTTGGAAAATAATATACGCATTTTTAAATCGTATGCACCTGATATGAAGTGGAAATATATTTTATGGGATCTTACCTATGGACAAAGCTGTGCGAACTGTAATACACTTCAGGGCAGTTTAGAAAATCCACATAATTCCCTTTATTGCGACATGTTCAATGCAATGTTAGAAAATGATGAATTTGAAAATTATTTCATAAATCGGTTCGCCGATCTTATCAATTATTATTTTACCGCCGAAATATCCAGTGAACTTATCGATGCGAATAAAGCCGAAATCGAATCAGAAATTCCTGCACAAAACTCAAGATGGTACACCGGTTCTCTTGCCACATGGAACACTAATGTTACTAATCTTAAAAACTTTTATGCCAATAGAATTCCTAACCAGCGCAATCACATTGAAACTTATTTCGGATTAAATGATCAAATTGATGTTACCATAAATGTTAACCCTCCGGGAGCAGGTTATATAAAAATTTCAACTCTTATTCCGCAGGAATTACCATGGACAGGTGTTTATTTTGATGGTGTTCCGGTTACATTAACAGCAATAGCAAATCCCGGATTTGCCTTTGTGGATTGGGATGATAATATCTTTATTACAGATGAATCAATGATAACATTTACAAATAATTTTACAGACAATACTTCCTTCACTGCAAACTTTACAGGTGCTGCAATTGCAAATCCGATAATTGTATCAGAAATTAATTACAATAGTGATATCACAACAAATAGTGGCGATTGGATCGAATTACACAATAATTCGGATGTTCCGGTAACGTTAACTGATTATGTGTTGTCTACTCGACTGTTTTACAATTCATTCCGTTTTCCGGATAATACCATAATTCCTGCTCATGGATATCTGGTTGTAGTGGAGAACAGTGAATTATTTATAGAACAAAATCCGGGAGTTGATAATTATATCGGCAATTTTATTTTTGATCTTGAGAATAGTGGTGATTCTATAGTGTTAAAAGATCATTCAGGAATTACCATAACTAATATCAAATTTGATGATGTAAAACCATGGCCGGTAACTGCCGATAATTTCGGGCGAACTATGGAACGCACCACGCCTGCCGATGATCCAAATTTAGCGAATTCCTGGTTCGATGGATGTATGGGAGGTTCGGCAGGTGAAGCATATACTCCGTGCAATGAAAACCCATTGGTAACCGAAATTAATTATCATTCTTTAGAAACTCAAAATGCAGGCGATTGGTTTGAAATTCACAATTTCCATCCATTTGAATTTGACATGAGCGGTTGGACAATAAAAGATAAAAATGATAATACTTTTATTATTCCTGATGAAACATTTATTGATATAAATGGATACTTGGTAATTTACCAGGATGAAACATTATTTTTTGAACAATTCCCAACTGTAAATAATAAAACGGGCCCAACTTTTTTTGGATTAAATAATGAGGATGATATAATAAGAATTTATGATGAAAATGGAATATTATATCAGTCAGTGCATTATTACAACCAGTTCCCTTTCCCATTATCAGCTGATGGCGGTGGAAACGCATTGCAAATAGTTGATATAACAAAGAATATTAACGATGCCACAAACTGGATGGAGTCTTGCCCTGAAGGCACTCCCGGAACCTTATTTGTTAGCCCTTGTGCAGTAACAATTGCTGAGGAAAATATCGCGCAACAAATAAGAGTATTTCCAAATCCTGCCAGTAATACCATCACCATTATTTTACCGGAAGCGTACATTTCAAAAAATATTAATATCGCATTATTTGATCTTACTGGAAAAGAGATGATCTCTGTAAATAACGCTGCATATCAAAACCAACAATTGGATGTATCCATTATTCCTGCAGGATTGTATTTATTACAGATAAGTTCAGGTGAAAATAAAATGATTACCACACTAATAAAACAATAA
- a CDS encoding ABC transporter permease: MTLKENISLALRAIQANRLRSIITITIIAIGLTALIGILTAIDALESSINSNFTTLGANSFSIRNFNEMSDGDEKPKPPISYKEASNFKDKYEYPGSYVSISSIFIQGSGTVKQAAKKTNPNVDVYGVDENFISVVGYKIEQGRGFSVQELESASRVVVLGSDVAKKVFTEKDNPIDKPISINNQYYRVIGILEPKGSSFMQSDTRVLIPLTSARSVFPKSGADNYIITVGVSNAQDMEPAIGDATGLLRQVRKLKIGEEDDFNVSKSDSVVSVMLDSLSYVAIGAMFIGFITLIGAAIGLMNIMLVQVNERTREIGVSMAIGANRTTIRRQFLIESIVICILGGICGIILGIFIGNMVALALNANFILPWLWIFIGLIVCVITGIAAGYIPARRASMMDPIEALRYE, encoded by the coding sequence TTGACCTTAAAAGAAAATATCAGTCTTGCCTTACGGGCCATTCAGGCAAACAGGTTGAGAAGTATTATCACGATCACGATAATTGCTATCGGTCTAACTGCCTTGATCGGAATACTCACTGCCATTGATGCATTGGAATCTTCCATTAATTCCAATTTTACCACCTTAGGTGCAAATTCCTTTTCTATCCGCAATTTCAATGAGATGTCGGATGGCGATGAAAAACCCAAACCACCCATCAGTTATAAGGAGGCTAGTAATTTCAAAGATAAATATGAATATCCTGGTTCTTATGTTTCGATTTCCAGCATATTTATTCAAGGTTCGGGAACGGTGAAACAGGCTGCTAAAAAAACGAATCCCAATGTTGATGTATATGGGGTGGATGAAAATTTTATTTCGGTTGTGGGATATAAAATTGAGCAGGGCAGGGGCTTTTCCGTGCAGGAATTAGAAAGTGCCTCCCGCGTTGTGGTTTTGGGAAGTGATGTTGCAAAAAAAGTATTTACCGAAAAGGACAATCCCATCGATAAACCCATCTCCATAAATAACCAATATTACAGGGTAATCGGAATTTTGGAACCCAAGGGGAGCAGTTTTATGCAATCGGATACCCGTGTTTTAATACCGCTAACCTCTGCGAGAAGTGTTTTTCCTAAATCCGGTGCTGATAATTATATCATTACTGTTGGAGTTAGCAATGCACAAGATATGGAACCCGCAATTGGCGATGCCACCGGTTTGCTTCGTCAGGTGCGCAAATTAAAAATAGGGGAGGAGGATGATTTTAATGTATCTAAAAGTGATTCGGTTGTAAGTGTAATGCTCGACAGTTTATCATATGTTGCCATTGGTGCCATGTTCATCGGATTTATAACATTAATTGGAGCTGCAATTGGTTTGATGAATATCATGCTCGTGCAGGTAAATGAACGCACCCGAGAAATTGGTGTCAGCATGGCCATTGGTGCAAACAGAACAACGATCCGTCGTCAATTTTTGATTGAAAGTATCGTTATCTGTATTCTTGGTGGTATTTGCGGTATTATTTTAGGAATTTTCATCGGAAATATGGTTGCCCTTGCATTAAATGCCAACTTTATACTTCCCTGGCTTTGGATTTTTATTGGACTGATAGTCTGTGTGATCACAGGTATAGCAGCAGGTTATATCCCCGCCCGCCGTGCTTCTATGATGGATCCGATTGAGGCGCTACGTTACGAGTAA
- a CDS encoding T9SS type A sorting domain-containing protein yields MKKGLLILSLVFVSLLTVNAQWTIDSTTTAGVNMYAASTSTRAVFSNGTEWNIFDAVTGTHTFGTLTIARTLIDVVSYGDKVYFGGGKYGSFADPQYTKTVNVYNNATNTWSTLNLSTNREVGGAGAAGGKILFAGGTGRVDIAGPVYMYNKVDIFDAVTGAKSNGKLSKARSNIAVGSSGNKVVFAGGWYWDMMYSVLPSNNVDIYDASTGIWTKTTLSKKRENIGVATVGNKIIFAGGTGTMGDMKNVDVYDVSTNTWQTSMLPVARSAMRSAVVGTKAYFAGGPSGAVNAVYIYNTLTNTWSTISMPTLLTGFSMSVINNKIYFAGGTIPGTSIYSNLVQIYDPASGTWANEYLSLARTGVAAATVGLKGFFAGGTIVYGYPYPVTTNRVDIYTAPPRMENEQLLNTDFEITIFPNPVFEQFSIHVSNADVLPAYAEIFDLNGRLVDAFELTNETQLINANTLPSGNYIITVTDSFEHRSVKKMIKQ; encoded by the coding sequence ATGAAAAAGGGACTTTTAATTTTAAGTTTGGTTTTTGTTTCTCTCTTGACGGTAAATGCACAATGGACAATTGACTCTACAACTACTGCGGGAGTAAATATGTATGCAGCGTCAACTTCAACCAGAGCGGTATTCTCCAATGGAACGGAATGGAATATTTTTGATGCTGTTACCGGCACTCATACATTTGGAACGCTTACCATAGCAAGAACCCTGATAGATGTGGTCAGTTATGGTGATAAGGTATATTTCGGTGGAGGAAAATATGGTTCATTTGCTGATCCACAGTATACAAAGACCGTAAACGTTTATAATAATGCCACCAACACCTGGTCTACATTAAATTTATCTACCAATAGGGAAGTTGGTGGAGCCGGGGCTGCAGGGGGTAAAATTTTATTTGCAGGTGGAACCGGAAGAGTTGATATCGCAGGACCAGTTTATATGTATAACAAGGTTGACATTTTTGACGCAGTTACAGGTGCAAAAAGTAACGGAAAGCTATCCAAAGCACGTTCAAATATTGCAGTTGGCTCCAGCGGAAATAAAGTTGTTTTTGCAGGAGGCTGGTATTGGGATATGATGTATAGCGTTTTACCTTCCAATAATGTTGATATTTACGATGCATCAACCGGAATATGGACAAAAACAACACTGTCAAAAAAACGTGAAAATATTGGTGTTGCCACAGTTGGAAATAAAATAATTTTTGCAGGGGGAACAGGTACAATGGGCGATATGAAAAATGTGGATGTGTATGATGTAAGTACCAACACTTGGCAAACTTCCATGTTGCCTGTTGCAAGATCTGCAATGCGTTCTGCAGTAGTTGGAACCAAAGCATATTTTGCAGGTGGACCAAGTGGGGCAGTTAATGCGGTTTATATTTATAATACATTAACCAACACCTGGAGCACAATCAGTATGCCTACATTACTGACAGGATTTTCTATGAGTGTTATCAATAATAAAATTTATTTTGCAGGTGGAACAATTCCAGGTACATCCATCTATTCAAATCTGGTTCAAATTTATGATCCTGCAAGTGGTACTTGGGCAAATGAATATCTTTCCTTAGCACGAACAGGAGTAGCAGCTGCTACAGTAGGATTAAAAGGATTTTTCGCAGGAGGAACAATTGTTTACGGATATCCTTACCCGGTTACTACAAACCGTGTTGATATTTATACTGCTCCCCCAAGAATGGAGAATGAACAATTATTGAATACTGATTTTGAAATTACCATCTTTCCAAATCCCGTTTTTGAACAATTCAGTATCCATGTTTCCAATGCTGATGTATTACCGGCATATGCAGAAATTTTCGATCTGAATGGAAGATTGGTTGATGCATTTGAATTGACAAATGAAACTCAACTTATTAATGCAAATACACTGCCTAGCGGAAATTATATTATTACAGTTACGGATAGTTTTGAACACAGATCAGTTAAAAAAATGATCAAGCAGTAA
- a CDS encoding aconitate hydratase, with the protein MAFDIEMIKQVYANYPEKIAAARKILNRPLTLTEKILYTHLSEGLATKNYVRGADYVDFGPDRVAMQDATAQMALLQFMSAGKKKVAVPSTVHCDHLIQAKIGADADLITAMDTNKEVYDFLASVSNKYGIGFWKPGAGIIHQVVLENYAFPGAMMIGTDSHTVNAGGLGMVAIGVGGADAVDVMAGFPWELKMPKLIGVKLTGKMSGWTSAKDVILKVSGILTVKGGTGAILEYFGEGAENISCTGKGTICNMGAEIGATTSLFGYDDSMRRYLNATERNEVVLLADKVAEHLTGDAEVYANPADYFDQVIEINLSELEPHVNGPFTPDLAWPISKLKDAVITNEWPETLEVGLIGSCTNSSYEDLTRAASISRQASAKKLKARSEFTITPGSELVRFTVERDGLLDDFEKIGGVVLANACGPCIGQWARHTTDPNRKNTIITSFNRNFAKRNDGNPNTHAFVASPEIVTAMAIAGSITFNPLTDSLINEDGVSVKFDEPTGIELPPTGFDVGDAGYQEPAADGSGVTVVVDPQSKRLQLLEPFKKWEGTDITGLKLLIKAKGKCTTDHISMAGPWLKFRGHLDNISNNMLIGALNFFNEKTDNVKNQLTGEYESVPKVQRDYKAAGIGSIVVGDENYGEGSSREHAAMEPRFLGVRAILVKSFARIHETNLKKQGMLGLTFSDKNDYDKVLEDDTIDILGLTTFSPGIPLNIRLNHKDGTSDTISVFHTYNAQQIEWFKAGSALNLINE; encoded by the coding sequence ATGGCTTTCGATATTGAAATGATCAAACAGGTTTATGCAAATTATCCTGAAAAAATTGCAGCTGCACGTAAAATATTAAATCGCCCCCTTACCCTTACCGAAAAAATTCTATACACCCACCTGAGCGAGGGTTTAGCAACAAAAAATTATGTGAGAGGAGCTGATTATGTTGACTTTGGTCCTGATCGTGTTGCGATGCAGGATGCAACAGCTCAAATGGCACTTTTACAATTCATGAGTGCGGGGAAAAAGAAAGTTGCCGTGCCTTCCACTGTGCATTGCGATCACTTGATCCAGGCAAAAATTGGTGCCGATGCAGATTTGATCACTGCTATGGATACAAATAAAGAGGTTTATGATTTTCTTGCTTCGGTAAGTAATAAATATGGAATCGGATTTTGGAAACCGGGTGCAGGTATCATACATCAGGTAGTATTGGAAAATTATGCCTTTCCTGGTGCAATGATGATAGGAACAGATAGTCATACCGTAAATGCGGGTGGACTTGGAATGGTGGCAATTGGTGTTGGTGGTGCAGATGCTGTGGATGTTATGGCGGGATTTCCCTGGGAATTAAAAATGCCTAAATTGATAGGTGTTAAATTAACGGGAAAAATGAGCGGCTGGACAAGTGCGAAAGATGTAATATTAAAAGTTTCCGGTATTTTAACTGTTAAAGGTGGAACGGGAGCGATATTGGAATATTTTGGAGAAGGTGCGGAAAATATTTCCTGTACAGGTAAAGGAACCATTTGTAATATGGGTGCCGAAATTGGTGCAACCACTTCACTTTTTGGATACGATGATAGTATGCGCAGATATTTAAATGCAACAGAAAGAAATGAAGTGGTATTATTAGCTGATAAAGTTGCAGAACATTTAACAGGAGATGCCGAAGTGTATGCAAATCCAGCTGACTATTTTGATCAGGTAATTGAAATTAATTTAAGTGAATTAGAACCCCATGTAAATGGTCCTTTTACTCCGGATCTTGCATGGCCAATTTCAAAATTAAAAGATGCTGTAATAACAAACGAATGGCCTGAAACTTTAGAAGTTGGATTGATTGGAAGTTGCACAAATTCCAGTTATGAAGATCTTACACGAGCTGCGTCTATTTCGCGACAAGCATCTGCAAAAAAATTAAAAGCTAGATCAGAATTTACTATCACTCCCGGAAGTGAATTAGTTCGTTTTACTGTGGAACGCGATGGTTTATTAGATGATTTTGAAAAAATTGGTGGCGTGGTTTTAGCAAATGCTTGCGGACCATGTATTGGTCAGTGGGCGCGACATACTACAGATCCAAATAGAAAAAATACTATCATTACTTCTTTCAATAGAAATTTTGCAAAAAGAAATGATGGTAATCCAAATACACATGCTTTTGTTGCATCGCCGGAAATTGTTACAGCAATGGCAATTGCGGGTTCTATAACATTTAATCCGTTAACTGATTCTTTAATTAATGAAGATGGAGTTTCCGTTAAATTTGACGAACCAACAGGAATTGAATTACCTCCAACCGGATTTGATGTTGGTGATGCAGGATATCAGGAGCCGGCTGCAGATGGTTCGGGTGTAACCGTTGTGGTTGATCCTCAATCAAAAAGATTACAATTATTAGAACCATTTAAAAAATGGGAAGGAACAGATATTACGGGATTAAAATTATTAATAAAAGCAAAAGGAAAATGTACAACCGATCATATTAGTATGGCGGGTCCTTGGTTAAAATTCAGAGGACATCTCGATAATATTTCCAATAATATGTTAATTGGTGCATTAAACTTTTTTAATGAAAAAACGGATAATGTAAAAAATCAGTTGACGGGTGAATATGAATCAGTTCCTAAAGTTCAACGGGATTATAAAGCTGCAGGAATTGGAAGTATAGTTGTGGGTGACGAAAATTATGGTGAGGGATCAAGTCGCGAACACGCAGCAATGGAACCAAGATTTTTAGGTGTAAGAGCAATACTTGTAAAATCGTTTGCACGTATTCACGAAACAAATTTAAAAAAACAGGGAATGCTGGGTTTAACTTTTTCAGATAAAAATGATTATGATAAAGTTCTGGAAGATGATACGATCGATATATTAGGATTGACTACATTCTCTCCGGGAATTCCGCTTAATATTAGATTAAATCACAAAGACGGAACCTCTGATACTATAAGTGTTTTCCATACTTATAATGCACAACAGATAGAATGGTTTAAGGCGGGAAGTGCGTTGAATTTGATTAATGAATAA